One window from the genome of Labilithrix sp. encodes:
- a CDS encoding isoaspartyl peptidase/L-asparaginase, whose protein sequence is MTWTRGPAAWSILVHGGAGEVAPARLPLHVEGCARAAAAGANVLAAGGSALDAVQRAVEALEDDPLFNAGTGACLNEDGVIELDAAIMDGADLRAGAVCALPPFRNPIAIARRVMDASRHVLLAGEGAVRFALAHGFMRAELDAMITEHARTRWAAAKRLRTTQVETGGTVGAVARDANGHVAAATSTGGMVNKLAGRVGDSPLVGAGTYADDVAGACSTTGHGEMMMRVCLAKTAVDAAGPPADAVRRALATMEARTRGTGGAILVRPDGSLGLARTTRTMSWAATTSDGDRHSGA, encoded by the coding sequence GTGACGTGGACGCGCGGCCCGGCGGCGTGGTCGATCCTCGTGCACGGCGGCGCGGGGGAGGTGGCGCCCGCGCGGCTCCCGCTCCACGTCGAGGGCTGCGCGCGCGCGGCCGCCGCGGGCGCGAACGTGCTCGCGGCGGGAGGCTCCGCGCTCGACGCCGTGCAGCGCGCGGTCGAGGCGCTCGAGGACGATCCGCTCTTCAACGCCGGGACCGGCGCGTGCCTCAACGAAGACGGCGTCATCGAGCTCGACGCCGCGATCATGGACGGCGCCGATCTGCGCGCGGGGGCGGTCTGCGCGCTGCCGCCGTTCCGGAACCCGATCGCGATCGCGCGGCGGGTGATGGATGCCTCGCGCCACGTGCTCCTCGCCGGCGAAGGCGCGGTCCGGTTCGCGCTCGCGCACGGCTTCATGCGAGCGGAGCTCGACGCGATGATCACGGAGCACGCGCGCACGCGCTGGGCCGCGGCGAAGCGGCTGCGGACGACGCAGGTCGAGACCGGCGGGACGGTGGGGGCGGTCGCGCGCGACGCGAACGGACACGTCGCGGCGGCGACGAGCACGGGCGGGATGGTGAACAAGCTCGCCGGTCGCGTCGGCGACTCGCCGCTCGTCGGCGCCGGCACCTACGCGGACGACGTCGCGGGCGCGTGCTCGACGACGGGCCACGGCGAGATGATGATGCGCGTGTGCCTCGCGAAGACCGCGGTCGACGCCGCGGGTCCACCCGCCGACGCGGTCCGCCGCGCCCTCGCGACGATGGAGGCGCGGACGCGAGGCACCGGCGGCGCCATCCTCGTCCGCCCCGACGGCTCCCTCGGCCTCGCGCGCACGACCCGCACGATGAGCTGGGCCGCCACGACGAGCGACGGCGACCGCCACTCGGGCGCGTGA
- a CDS encoding PilZ domain-containing protein, which yields MMQTSRADDRRETTRTPAVLAVGLATDAKANRHGVTRDLSTKGLLIVTPSHFSKGDRLKITVHGNDGGVDVEGRVARVDENPISSPELWRYRVGVELDRPLPEELVDVVAKA from the coding sequence ATGATGCAGACCAGCCGCGCAGACGATCGACGGGAAACGACACGCACTCCGGCGGTGCTCGCGGTGGGGCTCGCGACCGACGCGAAGGCCAACCGTCACGGCGTCACGCGCGACCTCAGCACGAAGGGCCTGCTCATCGTCACGCCGAGCCACTTCTCGAAGGGCGACCGCCTGAAGATCACGGTGCACGGCAACGACGGCGGCGTCGACGTCGAGGGCCGCGTGGCCCGCGTCGACGAGAACCCGATCTCGTCGCCCGAGCTCTGGCGCTACCGCGTCGGCGTCGAGCTCGATCGGCCGCTCCCCGAGGAGCTCGTCGACGTCGTCGCGAAGGCTTAA
- a CDS encoding DUF4156 domain-containing protein, with the protein MAIRDRAPARALWSRAAIGRLELMPLMLVALAGCHRPALTPAGAAVVASTSPPAPSCERLADVHGRAGGVIEGSIVGLDKPGLAAYALNDLRNAAAAQGADYVYRSEPTFSAPYGHVTLADYNGYAYRCAK; encoded by the coding sequence ATGGCGATCCGCGACCGCGCGCCCGCACGAGCGCTCTGGAGCCGCGCGGCGATAGGACGGCTCGAGCTCATGCCGCTGATGCTCGTCGCTCTCGCGGGCTGTCATCGTCCCGCGCTCACGCCGGCGGGCGCGGCGGTCGTCGCGTCGACGTCGCCGCCTGCTCCGTCGTGCGAGCGCCTGGCCGACGTGCACGGTCGCGCCGGCGGCGTCATCGAGGGCTCGATCGTCGGCCTCGACAAGCCCGGCCTCGCCGCCTACGCGCTGAACGACCTCCGAAACGCGGCCGCGGCGCAAGGCGCCGACTACGTGTATCGCTCCGAGCCGACGTTCTCGGCCCCCTACGGCCACGTCACCCTCGCCGACTACAACGGCTACGCCTACCGCTGCGCGAAGTGA
- a CDS encoding serine/threonine protein kinase: MGRGAAAKQGKRKGDFLAGKYLLEDCLGVGGMGEVYRATNVSLGRKVAIKVLAAEYANIDDDVNRFLREARAAAAVTHANVVDVFDVSRDDDGTPFIVQELLDGEDLEKYLKARGGTLSAEETLEIMIPVADAVAAAHARKVVHRDLKPANIFLAKSGTKITPKVLDFGACLFPTIAERSAKEARMLIGTPHYMAPEQIISKAEVDARSDVWALGVILYEMMVGETPFEAATAGAVLEKVKTTPVPPLRQRARNAPAEVEQVIAKCTERDRERRYADGAAVRAALEAARKKLRGDPSSTRMATLDAPVAAAAAPPPPLRAAPRIPSLDAPGIPRAAPKSKLDSLDIPFPADAGPAKRPLMTLSSPGSEPPARAKLDSLDIPLPGEVPMPASAERPIAASRDPSGLRSMPDPSGVRSIGVEDPAALDLHALDLEPPSPLAPLAPLAPLDREEARGAGPSSLPPILFGAAPAVSIPGPAGVPREDLTSSRSRPKTPALSSGGEMRPVGPPAVRAQDFVKERVAPPVEWRLTDTLKLGARVAVPAVFVFLAAGLVPPLSQPVGHALRGDSPLASGIFTVVSLIVAAGLCARAAMIERTRLAWTAAAAGVLFGIAMIITTFSASEVSVLDAPASTANLATFVCPLAPLVLAFDWLTKARDAWHDPYSKAEATRGALLASLFLFLTLAFSPVGAVRAPPRPLHAIKAMLAHTPPPAPQQPPPQAP; encoded by the coding sequence TTGGGTCGAGGCGCCGCCGCAAAGCAAGGAAAGCGCAAGGGGGACTTCCTCGCCGGGAAGTACCTCCTCGAGGACTGCCTCGGCGTCGGCGGCATGGGCGAGGTCTACCGCGCGACGAACGTGTCGCTCGGCCGCAAGGTCGCGATCAAGGTCCTCGCCGCCGAGTACGCGAACATCGACGACGACGTGAACCGCTTCCTCCGCGAGGCGCGGGCGGCGGCGGCGGTCACCCACGCGAACGTGGTCGACGTGTTCGACGTCTCGCGCGACGACGACGGGACCCCCTTCATCGTGCAAGAGCTCCTCGACGGCGAGGACCTCGAGAAGTACCTGAAGGCGCGCGGCGGCACGCTCTCGGCGGAGGAGACGCTCGAGATCATGATCCCGGTCGCGGACGCGGTCGCCGCCGCGCACGCGCGGAAGGTGGTGCATCGTGACCTGAAGCCCGCGAACATCTTCCTCGCGAAGTCGGGGACGAAGATCACGCCCAAGGTCCTCGACTTCGGTGCCTGCCTCTTCCCCACCATCGCGGAGCGCTCCGCGAAAGAGGCGCGCATGCTCATCGGCACGCCGCACTACATGGCGCCGGAGCAGATCATCAGCAAGGCGGAGGTCGACGCGCGATCGGACGTCTGGGCGCTCGGCGTCATCCTCTACGAGATGATGGTCGGCGAGACGCCGTTCGAGGCCGCGACCGCCGGCGCCGTCCTCGAGAAGGTGAAGACCACGCCGGTGCCGCCGCTCCGCCAGCGCGCGCGAAACGCCCCCGCCGAGGTCGAGCAAGTGATTGCAAAATGCACGGAGCGCGATCGCGAGCGGCGCTACGCCGACGGCGCCGCGGTGCGCGCCGCGCTCGAGGCCGCGCGGAAGAAGCTCCGCGGCGACCCCTCCTCCACGCGCATGGCCACGCTCGACGCGCCCGTCGCCGCCGCCGCCGCGCCGCCGCCGCCGCTGCGCGCGGCCCCGCGCATCCCGTCCCTCGACGCGCCGGGCATCCCGCGCGCCGCTCCGAAGTCGAAGCTCGACTCGCTCGACATCCCCTTCCCCGCCGACGCCGGACCGGCGAAGCGGCCGCTCATGACGCTGAGCTCCCCCGGCAGCGAGCCGCCGGCGCGCGCGAAGCTCGACTCGCTCGACATCCCGCTCCCGGGCGAGGTGCCGATGCCGGCCTCCGCCGAGCGCCCCATCGCCGCGAGCCGCGATCCCTCGGGCCTCCGGAGCATGCCCGACCCCTCCGGCGTCCGCTCGATCGGCGTCGAAGACCCCGCCGCGCTGGATCTCCACGCCCTCGACCTCGAACCGCCCAGCCCGCTCGCCCCGCTCGCCCCGCTCGCCCCGCTCGATCGCGAGGAGGCGCGAGGAGCGGGACCGTCGTCACTCCCGCCGATCCTCTTCGGCGCCGCGCCGGCGGTGTCGATCCCCGGGCCCGCCGGGGTCCCGCGCGAAGACCTCACCTCGTCGCGCTCGCGCCCGAAGACGCCGGCGCTCTCGTCGGGCGGCGAGATGCGCCCCGTCGGTCCGCCCGCGGTGCGCGCGCAGGACTTCGTGAAGGAACGAGTCGCCCCGCCGGTCGAGTGGCGGCTCACCGACACCCTCAAGCTCGGCGCTCGCGTCGCGGTCCCGGCCGTCTTCGTGTTCCTCGCCGCGGGCCTGGTCCCGCCGCTGAGCCAGCCGGTCGGCCACGCGCTGCGCGGCGACTCCCCGCTCGCGAGCGGCATCTTCACCGTCGTCTCGCTCATCGTCGCGGCGGGCCTCTGCGCGCGCGCCGCGATGATCGAGCGCACGCGCCTCGCCTGGACCGCCGCGGCGGCGGGCGTGTTGTTCGGCATCGCGATGATCATCACGACGTTCTCGGCGAGCGAGGTCTCCGTCCTCGACGCGCCCGCCTCGACCGCGAACCTCGCGACGTTCGTCTGCCCGCTCGCCCCGCTCGTCCTCGCCTTCGACTGGCTCACGAAGGCTCGCGACGCGTGGCACGATCCCTACTCGAAGGCCGAGGCGACGCGCGGCGCGCTCCTCGCGTCGCTCTTCCTCTTCCTCACGCTCGCGTTCAGCCCGGTCGGCGCGGTGCGCGCCCCGCCGCGTCCGCTCCACGCGATCAAGGCGATGCTCGCGCATACGCCCCCGCCGGCGCCGCAGCAACCTCCGCCGCAAGCCCCGTAG
- a CDS encoding cobalamin-dependent protein (Presence of a B(12) (cobalamin)-binding domain implies dependence on cobalamin itself, in one of its several forms, or in some unusual lineages, dependence on a cobalamin-like analog.): protein MVHVALVGPEIEENLSLRYIAAALSERGHTSDIVGFNVDGDFAPALEHVLARKPAVVGVSLAFQWRANDFLAFVVALREGGFTGHVTAGGHFGTFAAREIMTDFPELDSICVQEAEETFVALVERVGRGEALDGIAGLWLRDANGIAYATGHPALPDLAKLPWPDRRGEPAACFGHAISPLVSSRGCYANCSFCCIAAWHEQSLPGKRYRLRDVEDVAAEMVAMQKERGIDVFVFHDDNFFVPGHKKNIERFNALADALERRGIGEFATVVKARPTDVTLPVFEVLKTRLKCIRCYIGIETDADQGLSTLQRWSQSKQNHRSIEVARALDMYSCFNMLLFDPDTTLESIEINIAFMRYAAEFPSNFGRVELYAGTPLLARMQQEGRARGDYLSWDYTLGDPLAERVFQLSMRCFETRNFGADALANRIMGTRFDVEVFRHFHRDLFRPEWLEEGKELSRVMSRSSADSLERIVEFVKKGNPLSAENELVAREATFLRAAEDSVRQRAADLAQALLDKVQRGKPLTFLGDRVATPLQRAREVAVA from the coding sequence ATGGTTCACGTCGCGCTGGTGGGGCCCGAGATCGAAGAGAACCTGAGCCTTCGCTACATCGCCGCCGCGCTCTCGGAGCGAGGGCACACGAGCGACATCGTCGGGTTCAACGTCGACGGCGACTTCGCGCCCGCGCTCGAGCACGTCCTCGCGCGCAAGCCGGCGGTCGTCGGCGTGTCGCTCGCGTTCCAGTGGCGCGCCAACGACTTCCTCGCCTTCGTCGTCGCGCTGCGCGAGGGCGGCTTCACCGGGCACGTCACCGCCGGCGGTCACTTCGGCACCTTCGCCGCGCGCGAGATCATGACCGACTTCCCGGAGCTCGACTCGATCTGCGTGCAGGAGGCGGAGGAGACGTTCGTCGCGCTCGTCGAGCGCGTCGGCCGCGGCGAAGCGCTCGACGGGATCGCCGGGCTCTGGCTCCGCGACGCGAACGGGATCGCCTACGCGACGGGGCACCCCGCGCTGCCGGACCTCGCGAAGCTGCCGTGGCCCGATCGGCGCGGCGAGCCGGCGGCGTGCTTCGGGCACGCGATCTCGCCGCTCGTGTCGAGCCGCGGCTGCTACGCGAACTGCTCGTTCTGCTGCATCGCCGCGTGGCACGAGCAGAGCTTGCCGGGGAAGCGCTACCGCCTGCGCGACGTCGAGGACGTCGCGGCGGAGATGGTCGCGATGCAGAAGGAGCGCGGGATCGACGTCTTCGTCTTCCACGACGACAACTTCTTCGTCCCCGGTCACAAGAAGAACATCGAGCGCTTCAACGCGCTCGCCGACGCGCTCGAGCGCCGCGGCATCGGCGAGTTCGCGACGGTGGTGAAGGCGCGGCCGACCGACGTGACGCTGCCCGTCTTCGAGGTGCTGAAGACGCGGCTCAAGTGCATCCGCTGTTACATCGGGATCGAGACCGACGCGGACCAGGGGCTCTCCACGCTCCAGCGCTGGTCGCAGTCGAAGCAGAACCACCGCTCGATCGAGGTCGCGCGCGCGCTCGACATGTACTCGTGCTTCAACATGCTGCTCTTCGATCCCGACACCACGCTCGAGAGCATCGAGATCAACATCGCGTTCATGCGCTACGCGGCGGAGTTCCCCTCGAACTTCGGCCGCGTCGAGCTCTACGCCGGCACGCCGCTCCTCGCGCGCATGCAGCAGGAAGGTCGCGCGCGCGGCGACTACCTCTCGTGGGACTACACCCTCGGCGATCCGCTCGCGGAGCGCGTGTTCCAGCTCTCGATGCGCTGCTTCGAGACGCGCAACTTCGGCGCCGACGCGCTCGCGAACCGCATCATGGGGACGCGCTTCGACGTCGAGGTCTTCCGCCACTTCCATCGCGACCTCTTCCGCCCCGAATGGCTCGAGGAGGGCAAGGAGCTCTCGCGCGTGATGTCGCGATCGAGCGCCGACTCACTCGAGCGGATCGTAGAATTCGTGAAAAAGGGTAATCCTCTCTCGGCCGAGAACGAGCTCGTCGCGCGGGAGGCCACGTTCCTGCGCGCGGCGGAGGACTCGGTGCGCCAGCGAGCGGCCGATCTCGCGCAGGCGCTCCTCGACAAGGTCCAGCGTGGAAAGCCGCTCACGTTCCTCGGCGATCGCGTCGCGACGCCGCTCCAGCGCGCCCGGGAGGTCGCCGTCGCATGA
- a CDS encoding VWA domain-containing protein: MIRPRVRLWALLAGPAVVVACGARTGLGFELAPDDDTDTMDATARLDARAEIDAGIVTCVDGRFPLRRASPAVMFVLDRSLSMRQSLAGASRWQTLRSSLAAALPPVDDTMELGALVYPISNGGAQSCVVPGAPDLFPTFRNVDALIDLLDANGPRGSTPTADAIDSAATALYGFRAASRARAMVLATDGEPTCNPSLDGDTCDCVDGRCRGNPRGCLDDARTADRLAFHRDRGLPTYVIGIQDANNSRLVSVLNRLADAGGRARNGARRYYEATSQAQLTLALSTIRDQVSACTYLTTSVPTENGSISLLLDGLPIDGADWSWSNRANGEILFAGTACDVARDAVLEVDVRCDVRDE; this comes from the coding sequence GTGATCCGTCCCCGCGTCCGTCTCTGGGCGTTGCTCGCGGGGCCCGCCGTCGTCGTCGCGTGCGGCGCGCGCACGGGGCTCGGGTTCGAGCTCGCGCCGGACGACGACACCGACACGATGGACGCGACGGCGCGGCTGGACGCGCGCGCGGAGATCGACGCGGGCATCGTCACCTGCGTCGATGGGCGCTTCCCGCTTCGCCGCGCCTCGCCCGCGGTCATGTTCGTCCTCGATCGCTCGCTGTCGATGCGGCAGAGCCTCGCCGGCGCGTCGCGCTGGCAGACGCTGCGGAGCTCGCTCGCCGCCGCGCTGCCGCCAGTCGACGACACGATGGAGCTCGGCGCGCTCGTCTACCCGATCTCGAACGGCGGCGCGCAGAGCTGCGTCGTCCCCGGCGCGCCGGACCTCTTCCCCACGTTCCGGAACGTCGACGCGCTGATCGACCTCCTCGACGCGAACGGCCCGCGCGGATCGACCCCGACCGCCGACGCGATCGACAGTGCCGCGACCGCGCTCTACGGGTTCCGCGCCGCGTCGCGCGCGCGCGCGATGGTGCTCGCGACCGACGGCGAGCCGACCTGCAACCCGAGCCTCGACGGCGACACGTGCGACTGCGTCGACGGCCGCTGCCGCGGGAACCCGCGCGGCTGCCTCGACGACGCCCGCACCGCCGATCGCCTCGCGTTCCATCGCGACCGCGGGCTGCCCACCTACGTGATCGGGATCCAGGACGCGAACAACTCGCGGCTCGTCAGCGTCCTCAATCGCCTCGCCGACGCCGGCGGCCGCGCGCGCAACGGCGCGCGCCGGTACTACGAGGCCACGTCGCAGGCGCAGCTCACGCTCGCGCTCTCCACGATCCGCGATCAGGTCAGCGCCTGCACGTACCTCACGACCTCGGTGCCGACCGAGAACGGGAGCATCTCGTTGCTACTCGACGGGCTCCCGATCGACGGAGCGGACTGGTCGTGGAGCAACCGCGCCAACGGCGAGATCCTCTTCGCCGGCACCGCGTGCGACGTCGCCCGCGACGCGGTGCTCGAGGTCGACGTCCGCTGCGACGTCCGCGACGAGTGA
- the guaA gene encoding glutamine-hydrolyzing GMP synthase, giving the protein MAKDLVLILDFGSQTTQLIARRVREQKVYCEIHPCTLTFEQVRAMEPRALILSGGPASVYEDGAPTVDKRVFELGVPVLAICYGMQLMAHLLGGKVEKAAKREFGLAQLAIADTSGLFHRFKKGESIEVWMSHGDRVDAMPAGFTTIGESGNTPFCAVADPSKKFYGVQFHPEVVHTPRGTDMIASFLFEVAGLHPTWTPGSFTDEAVAAVKAKVAPDEHAICGLSGGVDSSVAAVLCHKALGARLTCIFVDNGLLRQGEYEQVVSTFRETFQLNLVPVDASEKFLSALKGVTDPEQKRKIIGKVFIDVFDEEAAKVKNAAHLVQGTLYPDVIESVSFKGPSAVIKSHHNVGGLPEHMKLKLIEPLRELFKDEVRACGEALGMPRDILWRQPFPGPGLAIRCLGEVTPERLAVLRAADHIVTEEIRAAGLYDKIWQSFCALLPVRSVGVMGDHRTYEETCAIRAVTSVDGMTADWAAIPYEVLGRMSNRIINEVRGINRVVYDISSKPPATIEWE; this is encoded by the coding sequence ATGGCGAAGGATCTGGTCCTCATCCTCGACTTCGGCTCGCAGACGACGCAGCTCATCGCGCGCCGCGTCCGCGAGCAGAAGGTCTACTGCGAGATCCATCCCTGCACGCTGACGTTCGAGCAGGTCCGCGCGATGGAGCCGCGCGCGCTGATCCTCTCGGGCGGCCCCGCGAGCGTCTACGAAGACGGCGCGCCCACGGTCGACAAGCGGGTCTTCGAGCTCGGCGTCCCGGTCCTCGCGATCTGCTACGGCATGCAGCTCATGGCGCACCTCCTCGGCGGGAAGGTGGAGAAGGCCGCCAAGCGCGAGTTCGGCCTCGCGCAGCTCGCGATCGCGGACACGAGCGGCCTCTTCCACCGCTTCAAGAAGGGCGAGTCGATCGAGGTCTGGATGAGCCACGGCGACCGCGTCGACGCGATGCCGGCGGGGTTCACCACCATCGGCGAGTCGGGCAACACCCCGTTCTGCGCCGTCGCCGATCCATCCAAGAAGTTCTACGGCGTGCAGTTCCATCCCGAGGTGGTGCACACGCCGCGCGGCACGGACATGATCGCCTCGTTCCTCTTCGAGGTCGCCGGGCTCCATCCGACCTGGACGCCGGGCTCCTTCACCGACGAGGCCGTCGCGGCGGTGAAGGCGAAGGTCGCGCCCGACGAGCACGCGATCTGCGGCCTCTCCGGCGGCGTCGACTCCTCCGTCGCGGCGGTGCTCTGCCACAAGGCGCTCGGCGCGCGGCTCACCTGCATCTTCGTGGACAACGGCCTCCTCCGCCAGGGCGAGTACGAGCAGGTCGTCTCCACCTTCCGCGAGACCTTCCAGCTCAACCTGGTCCCGGTCGACGCGAGCGAGAAGTTCCTCTCCGCGCTGAAGGGCGTCACCGACCCGGAGCAAAAGCGAAAAATCATCGGTAAAGTCTTCATCGATGTCTTCGATGAAGAAGCGGCCAAAGTGAAAAACGCCGCCCACCTCGTCCAGGGCACGCTCTACCCCGACGTCATCGAGTCGGTCTCGTTCAAGGGCCCGAGCGCGGTCATCAAGAGCCACCACAACGTCGGCGGCCTGCCCGAGCACATGAAGCTGAAGCTCATCGAGCCTCTGCGCGAGCTCTTCAAGGACGAGGTCCGCGCCTGCGGCGAGGCGCTCGGGATGCCGCGCGACATCCTCTGGCGCCAGCCTTTCCCGGGGCCGGGCCTCGCGATCCGCTGTCTCGGTGAGGTGACGCCGGAGCGCCTCGCGGTCCTCCGCGCGGCGGACCACATCGTGACGGAGGAGATCCGCGCGGCGGGCCTCTACGACAAGATCTGGCAGAGCTTCTGCGCGCTCCTCCCCGTGCGGAGCGTCGGCGTGATGGGCGACCACCGCACCTACGAGGAGACGTGCGCCATCCGCGCGGTCACGAGCGTCGACGGCATGACCGCCGACTGGGCGGCGATCCCGTACGAAGTCCTCGGCCGCATGTCGAACCGCATCATCAACGAGGTCCGCGGCATCAACCGCGTCGTCTACGACATCTCCTCGAAGCCCCCCGCCACGATCGAATGGGAGTGA
- a CDS encoding response regulator, with amino-acid sequence MLRRALVRGLKRRYSVNERDDAEVALTEIANGQRYDAIICDLTLGGMSGKQFILALDRILPEQAARALILTGVARSNVDDDLLAIIGTRFVEKPATLSEIEIVLGEILCTHARAA; translated from the coding sequence ATGCTCAGACGCGCGCTGGTGCGCGGGCTGAAGCGTCGCTACTCCGTCAACGAGCGGGACGACGCGGAGGTCGCGCTCACCGAGATCGCGAACGGCCAGCGGTACGACGCGATCATCTGCGACCTCACGCTCGGCGGGATGAGCGGCAAGCAGTTCATCCTCGCGCTCGACCGGATCCTCCCGGAGCAAGCCGCGCGCGCGCTCATCCTCACCGGGGTCGCGCGATCGAACGTCGACGACGATCTCCTCGCGATCATCGGCACACGCTTCGTCGAGAAGCCCGCGACGCTGAGCGAGATCGAGATCGTCCTCGGCGAGATCCTCTGCACCCACGCGCGCGCGGCCTGA
- a CDS encoding TIGR02996 domain-containing protein: MGPPFRVRVGDSRTGPIFRFESDSFSIGRTQSNDLVLPDESVGLRHARVERTDVGAAFIVVDVRTNARTRRDEGEPFTIGCYELRLLDRDPPAAEEQTFLDALERGPTDDETRSVYADWLEEQGRPLEAEFLRAQIEIRGLAADSVRFAMLSGRVREIGRDLPPSWRRTVARPPVEKCHTRFEVTCPKAWDKMTPTANPNQRHCGTCDQIVYYARTVEEARLHAMNRRCLVVDVVPLRKRGDLDAPPPMMMAGMPAPPPRLLRGR, from the coding sequence GTGGGCCCCCCCTTCCGCGTCCGTGTCGGCGACTCGCGCACGGGACCCATCTTCCGCTTCGAGAGCGACAGCTTCTCGATCGGGCGGACGCAATCGAACGATCTCGTCCTCCCCGACGAGTCGGTCGGGCTGCGTCACGCCCGCGTCGAGCGCACGGACGTAGGCGCCGCGTTCATCGTCGTCGACGTTCGCACGAACGCGCGGACGAGGCGCGACGAGGGCGAGCCCTTCACGATCGGATGCTACGAGCTCCGGCTGCTCGATCGCGATCCGCCCGCCGCCGAGGAGCAGACGTTCCTCGACGCGCTCGAGCGCGGCCCGACCGACGACGAGACCCGCAGCGTCTACGCCGACTGGCTCGAGGAGCAGGGCCGCCCGCTCGAAGCCGAGTTCCTCCGCGCGCAGATCGAGATCCGCGGGCTCGCGGCCGACAGCGTTCGCTTCGCGATGCTCTCGGGGCGCGTGCGCGAGATCGGGCGCGACCTCCCGCCGAGCTGGCGCCGCACCGTCGCGCGGCCCCCGGTCGAGAAATGCCATACGCGCTTCGAGGTCACCTGCCCCAAGGCGTGGGACAAGATGACGCCGACGGCGAACCCGAACCAGCGCCACTGCGGGACGTGCGACCAAATCGTGTATTATGCACGCACCGTGGAGGAGGCGCGGCTGCACGCGATGAACCGCCGCTGCCTCGTCGTCGACGTCGTGCCGCTCCGTAAGCGCGGCGACCTCGACGCGCCGCCGCCGATGATGATGGCGGGCATGCCGGCCCCTCCCCCTCGGCTCCTCCGCGGAAGGTGA
- a CDS encoding TetR/AcrR family transcriptional regulator: MTSPAAPRKGKSAAPRKRAEMRAETRAAVKQAAFELFATQGFDETTTQAVAERAEVAAGTVFVHAKDKVDLLSLVMHDLLAEVLAERLATLPEGPLLERYLHVFRGIFAMYARHPKLAAAFVRTLPAARGPNTDQVNALTFDFLHRLAVLFTEAQQKGEVAANLNPIVCVQNVFGLYLMVLMTWLSGHVPIEALDAFLRASLEVQFRGFRP; encoded by the coding sequence ATGACCTCTCCGGCGGCTCCGCGCAAGGGCAAATCGGCGGCGCCGCGCAAACGCGCCGAAATGCGCGCGGAGACCCGGGCCGCGGTGAAGCAGGCGGCGTTCGAGCTGTTCGCGACGCAGGGCTTCGACGAGACGACGACGCAGGCGGTGGCCGAGCGCGCGGAGGTCGCGGCGGGCACGGTGTTCGTGCACGCAAAGGACAAGGTCGACCTCCTCTCTCTCGTGATGCACGACCTCCTCGCGGAGGTCCTCGCCGAGCGCCTCGCGACGCTGCCGGAGGGCCCACTCCTCGAGCGCTACCTCCACGTGTTCCGCGGGATCTTCGCGATGTACGCGAGGCATCCGAAGCTCGCCGCCGCGTTCGTGCGAACGCTCCCCGCCGCGCGCGGGCCCAACACGGACCAGGTGAACGCGCTCACGTTCGACTTCCTCCATCGCCTCGCCGTGCTCTTCACGGAGGCGCAGCAGAAGGGCGAGGTCGCCGCCAACCTCAACCCGATCGTCTGCGTGCAGAACGTGTTCGGGCTCTATCTCATGGTCCTCATGACGTGGCTCTCGGGGCACGTGCCGATCGAGGCGCTCGACGCGTTCCTGCGCGCGTCGCTCGAGGTCCAGTTCCGCGGCTTCCGCCCGTGA